A stretch of the Flavobacterium sp. 5 genome encodes the following:
- the nuoE gene encoding NAD(P)H-dependent oxidoreductase subunit E — translation MERKHYKQEINMTEALMSRINELISHYPEDKRKSALLPVLHEVQDAHDNWLSIELQDKVAEILLIKPIEVYEVVTFYTMFNQRPIGKYMFEFCQTSPCCLNGVEDLMDYTCEKLGVPVGQATADGLFEVRGVECLGACGYAPMMQLGDFYKEHLNKEKIDQLIADCKDDKIILHDK, via the coding sequence ATGGAACGTAAACATTACAAACAAGAAATAAATATGACCGAAGCGTTGATGTCTCGCATCAATGAACTAATCAGTCATTATCCAGAAGACAAAAGAAAGTCAGCTTTACTTCCCGTTTTGCATGAAGTTCAAGACGCTCATGACAATTGGTTGAGTATTGAATTGCAAGATAAAGTTGCCGAAATTTTACTAATCAAGCCAATAGAAGTGTATGAAGTAGTTACTTTTTACACCATGTTCAACCAAAGACCAATTGGTAAATACATGTTTGAATTCTGCCAAACTTCTCCATGTTGTTTGAATGGCGTTGAAGATTTAATGGATTACACCTGTGAAAAATTAGGCGTTCCTGTTGGACAAGCTACAGCAGATGGCCTTTTTGAAGTAAGAGGAGTTGAATGTTTGGGTGCTTGTGGTTATGCTCCAATGATGCAATTGGGAGATTTTTACAAAGAACATTTGAATAAAGAAAAAATCGATCAGTTAATCGCTGATTGTAAAGACGATAAAATAATATTACACGATAAATAA